In Rattus norvegicus strain BN/NHsdMcwi chromosome 1, GRCr8, whole genome shotgun sequence, a genomic segment contains:
- the Dact2 gene encoding dapper homolog 2 isoform X4 → MGMRGLHSARKESAHTLTSSREQSRLRRQDAGLKTHLDQLDQQISELQLDVSRSPCEALDSDSRPSSGFYELSDAGSCSLSTSCASVCSDRLSPSLGSWLPVLQPSKSRSGMGDWRPRSADETTVPAWSPQRTEDSRLLHGAEDTGRLRGMFRPRPVSTGDLERVLPADTGLQNAGTDASSLLCQGIEIPAHALDPKYQRDLVARGGQEVYPYPSPLHAVALQSPLFALPKEAPCFDIYSPPEEPPLVPADQNGTQPEPEPEPTRELGSAEAYIHRLLRLRGQELPLREVGQEQGGDAAAFPQKSCGQRSDGMGQLEKPACGADWGGMKPSRGAAKDSLRQQGPVSLVGTETLSSPLKEETIPWNPCVRGDNTVSSSPASQIQQPYTDCGQGPVLSPSRVLGPESPPLAPVPFAYTSSTTNETSPLRLRMGSPQNKAMKVKRRVSEKVPRLGKQLPPQPEKQRGIHAAWSTELDPSSRPPQGGLNRRPTLAREPPGRSCSESTLYPVPLLVPLVVTQRESYPASSQALFPMETALLSSAARRKQRRWQSTMEISAKSRSVSRPGPNLGPPKSPAKRTGGPRAQSRPSLARQDACARSESDPSEHSAECASLFHSTIAETSEDEEASDHTANRFGDESSSNDSEDCAQSSRRGLAIGSAEAAQGGWAWPPVPLQQVSRAPGGTRPSLPPVPKLCRIKASKALKKKIRRFQPAALKVMTMV, encoded by the exons ATGGGGATGCGTGGACTCCATTCCGCCAGAAAGGAGTCTGCGCACACCCTGACCTCATCCCGGGAGCAG TCACGGCTAAGGAGACAGGATGCTGGCCTGAAGACCCACTTGGACCAGCTGGACCAGCAGATAAGTGAACTGCAGCTGGATGTAAGCAGGTCACCCTGCGAGGCCTTAGACAGTGACAGCAGGCCCAGCTCAG GTTTCTATGAGCTGAGTGATGCCGGTTCCTGCTCCCTGTCCACCTCCTGTGCATCTGTCTGCAGCGACCGTCTATCCCCCTCCCTGGGAAGCTGGCTGCCTGTGCTCCAGCCCTCCAAGTCCAGGTCTGGCATGGGGGACTGGCGACCCCGCTCTGCTGATGAGACCACTGTCCCTGCGTGGAGCCCACAGCGCACAGAAGATAGCAGGCTCCTGCATGGTGCAGAGGACACAGGTCGGCTGAGGGGCATGTTCCGGCCCAGACCGGTGTCTACAG GCGACCTCGAGAGAGTCCTTCCAGCTGACACGGGGCTCCAGAATGCTGGCACTGATGCCTCATCCCTCCTATGCCAGGGGATAGAGATCCCAGCCCATGCACTGGACCCCAAGTACCAGCGTGATCTGGTGGCCAGGGGAGGCCAGGAGGTGTACCCGTATCCCAGCCCCCTCCATGCAGTGGCTCTGCAGAGCCCTCTTTTTGCTTTGCCTAAAGAAGCTCCGTGTTTCGACATCTACTCACCCCCTGAGGAGCCCCCTCTGGTCCCTGCTGACCAGAACGGGACtcagcctgagcctgagccagaGCCCACCCGTGAGCTGGGCTCAGCCGAAGCCTACATCCACAGACTACTGCGTCTGCGGGGCCAAGAGCTCCCCCTGAGAGAGGtggggcaggagcagggaggaGACGCAGCTGCTTTTCCACAGAAGTCCTGTGGCCAGAGGTCAGACGGGatgggtcagctggagaagccaGCCTGTGGGGCTGACTGGGGAGGAATGAAACCAAGTAGGGGTGCTGCCAAGGACAGCCTCAGGCAACAGGGGCCTGTGTCCCTTGTGGGTACTGAGACCCTCAGCAGCCCCCTAAAGGAGGAAACCataccttggaatccctgtgtcCGTGGAGACAATACTGTTAGTTCCTCTCCCGCCTCCCAGATCCAGCAGCCTTACACTGACTGTGGCCAAGGGCCAGTCCTATCACCATCAAGGGTGTTGGGACCAGAAAGCCCGCCTCTGGCCCCGGTTCCCTTTGCTTACACATCCTCCACTACTAATGAAACCTCCCCATTGAGGCTGAGGATGGGCTCTCCCCAAAACAAGGCCATGAAGGTCAAAAGAAGAGTTAGCGAGAAAGTACCACGGCTGGGGAAGCAGCTCCCACCACAACCGGAGAAACAGCGGGGCATTCATGCCGCGTGGTCCACAGAGCTGGACCCCTCCTCCAGACCCCCGCAGGGAGGTCTCAATAGGAGACCCACACTGGCCAGAGAGCCTCCTGGACGCTCCTGCTCTGAGTCCACCCTCTACCCTGTGCCCCTCCTCGTCCCCCTAGTGGTGACCCAGAGGGAAAGTTACCCCGCCTCATCCCAAGCTCTCTTCCCAATGGAGACAGCCCTCCTCAGCTCCGCAGCCAGGCGGAAGCAGCGCAGGTGGCAATCCACTATGGAGATCTCAGCTAAATCCCGTTCGGTCAGCCGACCTGGGCCCAATTTGGGGCCCCCTAAGTCCCCAGCCAAGAGAACAGGTGGTCCCCGAGCCCAGAGCAGGCCCTCGCTTGCCCGCCAGGATGCCTGTGCGAGGAGTGAGTCAGACCCCTCAGAGCACTCTGCAGAGTGCGCCTCGTTATTTCACTCTACCATTGCCGAAACCAGCGAGGACGAGGAGGCTAGCGACCACACTGCCAACCGCTTTGGGGACGAGTCCAGCAGTAACGATTCAGAAGACTGTGCCCAGAGCAGCCGCCGCGGCCTGGCAATAGGCAGTGCAGAGGCTGCGCAAGGGGGATGGGCCTGGCCTCCGGTGCCACTCCAGCAGGTCTCGCGGGCACCAGGAGGCACCAGGCCATCCCTGCCCCCTGTGCCCAAACTGTGCCGCATAAAGGCCTCCAAGGCCCTGAAGAAGAAGATCCGAAGGTTCCAGCCAGCAGCCCTGAAGGTCATGACCATGGTGTGA